The following coding sequences are from one Triticum aestivum cultivar Chinese Spring chromosome 5A, IWGSC CS RefSeq v2.1, whole genome shotgun sequence window:
- the LOC123107273 gene encoding formin-like protein 11 — translation MAPKAMTSKPVPPARPPVPSPAPAYTAQAAGQNAPSTANGLSKTPPPCQSYSNSTQNRPPFRPGEERSTTGGKVTAAKAMSSK, via the exons ATGGCGCCGAAAG CGATGACAAGCAAACCAGTGCCGCCGGCACGGCCTCCTGTCCCGTCTCCGGCCCCGGCGTATACTGCGCAGGCGGCTGGGCAAAACGCGCCGTCTACAG CTAATGGGTTGTCCAAGAcgccccctccttgccagagctacAGCAACAGCACGCAGAATCGACCGCCGTTCAGACCCGGTGAAGAGCGTAGTACTACTGGTGGTAAAGTGACAG CCGCCAAGGCCATGTCTTCTAAGTGA